The Leptospira sp. WS60.C2 genome includes the window TCCAAGGCGATCATCCCTTTGGGTATTTAAAATGTGAATCTGGTGTGCATCGATTGGTGCGAATCTCTCCATTTGATTCCAATAAACGAAGGCATACATCCTTTGCTTCTGTGTACGTAACACCAGAAGTGGATGATGATATCCAAGTGAATATCGAAGAAAAAGACTTACGTGTCGATGTGTATCGTTCTTCTGGAGCAGGTGGTCAGCACGTGAACACAACTGACTCAGCGGTTCGGATCACACACATTCCGACAGGAATTGTTGTTTCTTGTCAGATGGAACGATCCCAAATCAAAAACCGTGACACTGCGATGAAGATGTTAAAAGCACGTCTTTATGAGATGGAAAAACAAAAAGTAGAAGAAGAAAACGCCAAAAAAGCTGGGGAAAAACGAGACATTGCTTGGGGTTCACAAATTCGAAGTTATGTGTTCCATCCATACAACTTGGTGAAAGATCACAGAACAGATTTTGAAACGGGGAATGTTCATGCTGTGATGGATGGTGACCTCGAAGATTTTATCATTGCTTATTTAAAATACCTGACAAACCAGAAGGCAAACGCTAAAGTATAACCCATGTCTGTGAAACAGGATATTTCCGGCACTTTAAGGAAAATCCAAAAGGAAATCCAACAACTTCCGAATATTACGGATCGTTTGAATTTCATTTTGGATATGACCCTCACTCTGTTTGGTGCCTCAACAGGAAGTATCTCCATTATGGACCAAGAAGAAAAGGTACTTACCATCGTTGCCGCCAAAGGTATGGATTGGGAGAAAAAAATTGCAGCGAAACTTCCCTTTAACTTAGGTGTGACAGGTCGAGCAGCTTCCACAAGAGAAATCATCTATGTTCCAGATGTTACTTTAGATAAAGACTATGTAAAACTCATTGAGACAGTTCGCTCTGAACTCGCCATTCCGCTTCTCACTAGAGATTCAACGGTGGGGGTTCTCAATTTAGAATCAGACAAGGTAAACTTTTTTTCACCAGACATCATCAACCAAGCTACATTATTTGCATCTCAGTTAACAATTGTTATTTTAGAAGAAAGAATTGCAAAAGAAGCATTTGAGAAATCAAAACGAGAAGAAGACCCAGTAGAAGAGATTTTAGGATATGATCCCAGTATTTTATTTTTAAAACATAGAATTCGGCAAGTAGGTCCTTCTGAGATTTCCGTTATGCTCATCGGTGAAGAGGGCTCAGGAAAGAAGTTGGTCGCAAAAGCACTCCATTATATCTCTCAGCGAAAAAGTGCACCATTCCACACAGTAGATTGTTCGGGACTCAGTTACGAATTATTAGAAGCAGAACTTTTTGGAAGTTTTAGTGGTAAAATATTCAATCCAGGTAAATTGGAACAAACAAACGGTGGTTCGTTGTACATTGAATCCATCGGAGACCTACCACCTAATCTACAAACGAAACTCTTTCAAACCTTACGTGACAAAACGATTCCCAATCCCACATCCAAAAAAAAAGAAGAAGTTTTAAACATCAGAATTTTCACAGGAAGTAAACGGGATCTTTTGGAAGACATCCAAAAAGAAACCTTTTCAATGGATTTATATTATCGCCTAGCAGAAGTTCCATTAAGAGTGCCACCTTTACGAGAAAGAAGAGGGGACATACCGCTACTTGCTCATCATTATCTCTACCAATACAACAAACAGTATGGAAGAAATAAATCCTTCTCTACTGAAGCATTGAAAGCTTTAACTGGTATGCCATGGAGTGGAAATGTAAGACAGTTACAAAGTGTCATCCAATATGCCGTCCTTGTCCCTCAAGAAACGGTTCTAGAACCTTATTCATTCCAGCAGGATGGGAAACGCGAAGAAGAAAACCGTGGAAAAGTTTCAGGATTTGGCCAGGGAACCGAAATTCTCACTCCAAGTGAGAACTTATCATTGAACTTAGCCATTGAAAAACTAGAGGCCGTTTGGATCAGGGAAGCCTTCCAAAGAGCAAATACACAGGAAGAAGCCGCAAAACTTCTAGGCATTAGCCGTGGTTCTTTGCAATATAAGATCAAAAATAATCAATTTCTGGACGGTTTCAGCACCTAATCCTAAGAAAAGAATGGATCGAAGAACGTATTTGGTCGATACTACTAGAAAGGAGCTTCGAAGTGGCAGAAAGTTATTACCGTACCATCAATGGTAAACATTATGACAATGAATTGTTAGAAATCGTTGAGAAGGCCACAAAACGTAGTAAAGCTCCTATTGGCAAAAACGTTGCAAAAACTTTATTCGATGCCATCAAAGATGGTGGCGATTACACCGATGTAGAAAAACGTACGGTCAAACACATTCGCGACAATTTTAAATTTTCTCCAGAAGCGGATGAATACTTAAGATCTGAAATTCGTAAATGGGCAGCTAAAATTTCTGTTCCTGCAGCGAAGAAAAAATCACAATCCAAATCAACCAATTCCAAAGAAACAATATCCAAATCAAAACAAACACGCACAAAAAAAACATCCATCACTGTGGATGAGTCGGAATCTTCATTTATGGAGATGTATGATTCTAGAGAAGAGTCTAATTATGAGGTCGCACCGACCCCAGAATACAATGAACTCGTTGCGCTTAATAAATTTCAAATCACTCAGAAACAAAATCAATTTGGTAAATACATTCTATTCGGACTTTTCGTTTTATTTTTAATCATTTTGCTTTTCTTTGGTGTTCGTAGTTGCAATCGAAGTTCCTCGTCGAACGGTTCGATCCAAGGTTCTGAAACTTCACAAGGTCAGGAATCTAACTCTCGTTCCTTAGAAAGAGTTACATTAAAAACTGGAACTGTTTCCAATCGTTTTGATTCTAGAGTCAAAGCCATTCGTTATATCAACGATTTACAAATTCGATTCATCAAACAAAGTATGGTCACCGAAGAAGAGGCTTCCAATAAAATTGCCACTTTGGCGGAAGCTCTCAAATCCTATCCTGGAATTAAAATTCGAGTAAAGGGTCATACTTGTTTTATTGGTGAGATGGATGAGAATAAGATTTTATCTGATGAACGTGCTAGGTTTATTTATGATGAACTCGTGAAAAACGGTGTAAACCAGAACCAGCTCGACTATCGAGGGTTTGGTGAAACCGCCGAAATTGATACCAACTTAACGGAAGCTGGTCGTATCAAAAATAGACGAGTTGATTTTACAGTTCTCTCGGTAAATCCTAAAGATTAGCTGATAATCGATATAAAGATTTAGCGAGCATCCGTTTGGTTGTCTGAACGGACTCATACAATCCTTCGTATAATAATAAAGATTTTTTGGCTACACCCAGTTGAGCATTCTCTTTTTCTTCTAAGCTCAAATGATCATCATACCCTTCTGTGATGGTGAGAATGACTCTTTGGATTCCCAGACTTAAAATTTCGTTTAAACCTTTCTTTTGAGAAACAGCTTCGTCTATTACATCCATTTGTTTGATATCTTCTGAGAAAGTTTTGGGATTGATTTGGTTCTTTTGGATTTGTTGGTAAATCCTCTGGGAAACCGTGAGACCTTGTCTTACTAAGATCATAAATTCCTTCAGTGATGTAATTGTATTTTGGATCTCTTTTTTGAGTAAACTTTGATCAAAGAAAGAATGATCCTGATGCAATTGTGTTCGAATTCTATTTTTAACTTCTTTTACAAATTCGATTTGTTTTGAGAGGATGTTTTGCTCTAAAGAAAATTCTTTATCAAATGTGGAATGTTCCATCCCTTCAATTCTAGCACCAAACTTAGTTAAATTGACCCAAGGGTTCTCTTTTGTATGATCCTCAAACCATTTTTTGAAAATTAACATTTTTTCATTTGTGATGTAAGATTCGTTTCCATTTCCAAGAACTTGTTTTTGCGGGAGAGCAAATAATTGTTTGTAATTGTGTTTTTCTCGTCGAAACTTTCGTGATTCAAGATAGTTGAGTCTTTCTTCGAGAATGGCTCCTTTCGAGTGAGCAAGACCCTTCGTAAAACTTAAGTCTTGTCCAACTAAATACACTTTCTTTGCACCCATGAGTGTTCCAAGACTTGCCGCATTTGTCGAAACGGATCCACCAAAAGGAACAGAACCAATTTCTTGCGAAGCAGTTTTTTCCAATACTTGTAACAAAGGAAAGGGAGAAGAGGTTACAAAACCTTTGTTTGGCCCCTTTTGCAATCGTAAGCTAAGATACGTGGAAGTCGGATCAAAAATCAAAATTCCTTCGCCCTGGTAGTCTTCTATGTATTGGCTATTGAGAGCTTGCGGATCCACTGAATATATCAGATCAGGATCCACTCCAAAGGAGGTTAAAATAGGAACCGCAGTGTCAACTGCCAAAAGCAAAAATTGATTTCGGTATTTCTTAATTTCTAAGATAGACTCAGACAAACTGGGTCCAGCGCAAGCAACGACGACTGGAATGTCAGAGGCAATTCCAAACAAATCAGAAACAGGTCGAAACTGAGACAATTCTGGTAAATTATAACAAATGTTTTTTGCCCAAATTTTTTCAAATCGAGTGAGAGTGGCAAGGTTTACATCTTTCTTATGAAACATTTGTTCGGCGATGAGCTTCAGTCTATGGTATTCTGTTTCTTTCCATTGCCAGGAACCTCTGTGAGGAACAAAACTGATCGGATGAGTTCCTTTTCCTTTGACTGCTTCGGACAGTTGGTCTTCCAAGTGATCGCCTGTCACTAGCACAAGTTTTTCAGATAACAGAGCTTCCGAAAAATCAAACTTACGAAAGGCTTCTAAAATCAAAAATGGAAAAGGTTCCATCCAAATGATGGATACTTTTGGTCTTTCTAATAAAAAAGGTATAATATATCCAATTCCTGCACCAAATAACAAATAGATTCGTTCCGTTCCATCATGTGGAAGTTCAGAAACAAATCGTAAGGCTTCTTTCTTCGGATCAAATTGACTGTGAATCCAAACACCATCAACTTGAATTGTATCATCCCCTGTTTTGGATAACACTCGTTTGTAATGAGTTCCTTCCGAAAAAGAATTTTCATTTTGAATCCATTCTGATACTTGCGAAGGTATGCTTGCTAAATTTTTGGAAAGAAAGGATTCGTTCACTTATGGTTCCAAGACAATTTTTACATTGGTATTTGGTGAAAGATTTGTATTTGCTTTCGGATCTTGTGATTTAACAAATCCAGATCCTTCTAAACTATAATTCACTTTTAGTTGTTTCAAAACTTGGATCACTTCAGACGCGGTAAGCCCAGCCAAGTCAGGCATTTGTTTTGGATCTACTTTATAGATTTTGTTCTTTTGATTTTGTAATCTGTATACCAATGCTTTTTCACTTCGTTCGACAATCGGAATGATACTCTCTACTACCTCACGAAACACGGGAGCAGCAATTCCTCCTCCAGTGTGAGACTCTCCACCAGGTTCATCAAAAACAATGAGACCAACATACTTTGGTTTTTCGGCTGGAAAAAATCCAAGAAAACTTGCAGTGAATAAACCTGCTTGATATCCTTCCCCTGCCTTTGCTTTTTGTGATGTTCCTGTTTTCCCTGCAATGAAGTAGTTTTCTAAATATGCTTTTTTCCCAGTTCCTTGAGACACTGCTTTCCCCATCGCATTCAGCGTTTTCGAGGCAGCACCTGGTTTAATGCCAATTAACTCTGATTTGGTGGAGAATTCATGAACCAATTCTCCATATGAATTTGTGATTTGAGAAACAACAGATGGCTCAAATAAAATCCCTCCATTTACGACGGCCGCCGCGGCTGTGATCAGTTGGATGGGTGTCACGGATACTCCTTGTCCAATGGATAAAAAGTAAGGTGTACTTTTATTCCATTTATTTTGTGGAGGAAGGTATCCTTTCGCTTCATGAATGGAAAAATTAGTTCTTTTTCCAAATTTGAAACTATCCAAATAACGATAGTAAGTTGCTTCATCTATTTTTTGAGCAGCTTTGATGATTCCGACATTACAAGAATATTGAAGGATTTCGTCCAAATTTAAATGACCATGGTTATCGGTGCATCGAATCACAGTTTTCCCAATTTCTATATAACCAGGGCAATGGAATCTTTCTCCGGGCAAAATTTTACCTTCGTTTAAGAGCATAAGAGCCACAAAAATTTTCATTGTGGAACCAGGTTCATACACATGGCGGATCGGCCAATTGGTGTGAGACTCAATCGGAAAGTCTTGAAAATGATTGGGGTCAAACGTAGGGAACGAAGCCATAGCCAGGATTTTACCAGTTTCTGTGTCCATGATCATCCCGATTCCACGTTTGGATGCAGTTTGTTGGAAAGCTTTTTGTAAGGATTTTTCTAATCTGTATTGAATAATGCTATCAATTGTTAGATGAACATTATTTCCTTTTGTAGATTCAGCATCAGGTGTGGATAGAAGCTCTAAGTTATACAACATCTCTATCCCGGAAAGTGCCTTGTCATCATCGTAACCAGTAAATCCAAGTAAACTTGCAGCTAGACTTCCTTGCGGGTAAATTCGTTTGTATTCTTTTTCGACTCTGACGCCTGGTAACGAGAGTGCTTTGATTTTTTCAGCTTTCGATAATTCGATTTCTCGTTTTAATAAGAAATAATTTTGTTTGTCTCTTATGATTTCTGTTAGTTTGTTTGTTGGTATTCCAAGGACTGGACTTAACTCTTGAGCGGTGAGATCTGGATCATAAATATTGGATGGATCAATTCCAACGGTTCCTGATTCTCTGGAGATCGCAAGTTCAATCCCTCGGCGATCATAAATGGTTCCTCGTTGAACAAACTTACTTGCTTTTAAGTTGATGATGTTTTCATTAAAGTAGGTGAGATACACCACACGAAAAAACAAAACGACAAATAATGATAAGATAAAATAAAAAATATACTTAAAGCGAAGTTTGTATTCTGTCATCGTTAAAAATAAAAGATTACCTTTCCTTTGATTTTTTCAACAGGCACAAGCCCAAAGGATCTTGAATCAGTGGAATACTGTCGGTTGTCTCCCAGCAACAAATAATATCCTGGTGGAATTCTACCTTGTTTGTCCATGGCAAGGAAGGGAGAGTGGTGTCGATTTAAGAAGACAGAGGTAGATGGTTCACTTGTGTAAGTTCCATTTGGAAGATAATTTTCTATTAACTCTGTTGAATCGATGAGCACTCGACCTGCTTGTATGGAATAAAATTCTCCAGGCAAACCTATCACACGTTTCACGACAAGCTCATCTTCCTGACTCACGAATAACACTAAATCCAATTTGTTGATATTAGGATCTGTGTACAATAATTCTGTGCCAAAAAATTTAGCGGAAATTGCAAATCCACCTTTCCAAACAAAGACTACTGACCCATGTTCTAGGGTTGGATACATGGAATTCCCTTGGACGGCGTAAATTTGGAATAAAAAGACCCTGACAAATAGTAAAAAACAGAGAAATAAGAAGATGAAGAGGCTTCGTCTCAAGTATCGTTTGAATTTTAACCACCAATCGGGGCCTTTAGTTTCTGTTTCCATATCCATCAAAAAACGATAAAAATCATTCGTGCATTTTTCCCCTTTCCAAAGAATGGAAAAGGAAGTTTCCGTAAATCTGAAGCCTAGAGAAGTCTATGTCACTTACAAAATATCAATTCCGAGCACAGTTTCGCTGTACCAATGACTCTTGTCGCAAAACGTACCCACTCCACCAAGTGATTTATTCCTGTTCCAGTTGTGGTGAACTTCTCAGTGTCGAACATGATTTAGACAGCCTGAAAAAAATCCCCGCCGAGGAATGGAAGTCTACATTTGAATCTCGTTTTCGTTCGAGCCAATTTCCCTATGCTTCTGGAGTTTGGGGAAAAAAAGAATGGGTTCTACCTGAAATCAAAGAGGAAAATATCATCACCTCTGGGGAAGGAACGACCCATCTTTATGATGCTTCTCGATTTGCCAAAGACTTAGGTCTTGGAAGTTTACATGTCAAACAGTGCGGTGTTTCTCATACAGGGTCGTTCAAAGATTTAGGAATGACAGTTCTCGTGAGCCAAGTGAACCAAATGATTGCCGATGGAGTTCCCATCAAGGCAGTTGCTTGTGCCTCTACAGGAGATACTTCCGCAGCCCTTGCTTCTTATGCTGCCAAAGCAGGAATTCCAGCCATTATTTTACTTCCAGCTAACAAGGTATCAACGGCACAGCTCATCCAACCTGTCTCGAATGGAGCCATCGTTCTTGCCTTAGAAACTGACTTTGATGGTTGTATGGCTGTGGTGAAAGAACTCACACAAGAAAAGTCCATTTACTTAGCAAATTCGATGAATTCCCTTCGCATTGAAGGACAAAAATCAATATCCATCGAAATCACTCAACAACTCGGTTGGAAAGTGCCTGATTGGGTTGTGATCCCTGGTGGAAATTTGGGCAATGTATCAGCTCTTGGAATGGGATTTGAAATGTTATTGGAACTAGGTTTGATACAGAAACTTCCAAGGATCATATTGGCACAGGCAAAAAATGCGAGTCCATTGTATGAATCGTATAAGAAAGGTTTTGCGGAGTTTTCTCCCGTCACTGCTGAGAAAACCTTGGCTTCTGCGATTCAAATTGGAGATCCTGTCTCCGTGAAAAAAGCGATCCGTGTTCTGAAGAAATTCAACGGAATTGTCGAAGTGGCGACAGAAGAAGAATTGGCAAATGCGGCCGCCAAAGGGGATTTATATGGACTCTACAACGATCCACATACGGGTGTGGCACTTGCCGCACTTCTAAAATCAATCCAATCAGGAGAGGTAAAACAAGGTGAGTCAGTGGTTGTGATTTCCACTGCGAATGGTCTCAAATTCACAGAATTCAAATTAGCCTTCCATGAAGGAAAGATTCCGAAAGTGGACGAAACCCTTCGGAATGTGATTTTACCATGCAAACCGACTTTGTCTGGTGTGATGGAAATTCTTGGCAAACATTTGAAGAAACCATAAATCGCTAGACAAAACCTCATTCGGCTGGCAACTTCTTTAGGTTTATCGGTATGTCCCAAGAGTTTTCTCTCAGTCCAGATTTTTGTCGTATAGTCGATCAGGCTGTTGAGGCAGGGAAAAAAATTTCCATGATCACCTATGTGATGGGAGACATAGGTGAGGCAAAACTCAAATACATCTTACATAAGATTTTGAGTACCTATGGTCGTGAAGATCTGATGGAACTCTTTTACACATCTGCAAAAGAATTGATCGTCAATTCAACAAAAGCGGCGATCAAACGGATCATTTTTAAAGAATTCGAACTAAACATACAGAGTTTAGAGGATTATGAAGAAGGAATGAAACTCTTCAAATCGAGTTTGAATGAAAGAAAATTCCCCACCTACAAACAAAAAATGAGGGAATCTGGTCTTTTTGTAAAAATCACTTGTATCTATCAAAAAAACAAAATTGATTTAGAAATTAGAAATAATTTTCCATTACTTCCTATCGAAGCCAAAAGAGTAAAAGAAAAGTTTATCAATGCAAAAAAGTATGATAATTTATTTGAATTCTTTATGGAACATGGCGACAGTACAGAAGGTGCGGGTATGGGAATCACAATGGTAGAAATATTATTGTCCCAATCAGGATTTGACCGTCGTTTATTTTCAATCTATTCATCAGAAAGGAAAAAGGAAACAGTAGCGCGAGTGGAAGTTCCATTGGATCATCATCCTAGAACAAATGGAACTCCTGAACAACTGTTCGTAGAATAATGTCAGAACTAAGCTCAAAAGCAGACCAACTAAAAAGACAAGCAGACCTTCTCGGTCTGACAAGAGAAGCCGTATTTACTGATGAACAAGCCAAGGAAGTTTTACAAGGGAAAATTACAGATGGTTATCTTGTAAAAGTAAAAATAGATTTGGATAGTTTGAATGGTATGGTGCTCATTCTTGTGTCTTCCATACGAAAACACATTATGGAACTCTATGCCGTTGTGGGTACGTCTCCCACGTTTCGTCGCATTCGTACCTTTGCAGACCATGTTCAAATATCTACAGACTTAGGTGATATTGGAAAATCAGGTGGATATGATCCTGCCATTTCAGAAAACATTGGTCGCGCCGTTCATAGAGCATTCACCAAAGAGAAGTTAGAAGAACTGCTTCCACTTTGGCAAAAAAAAGACCCATCCCACATTACGGAACTTTTGGAAAAACCAATCCTCACTGCGACAAAAGGAAGGAATATCAAATTACAGGCAGAGGTTGATAAGATCTCCACAGCAAAGTTTCGGTATGAAAATCCTATGAAAGGTGTTATCCTTCCCATCCCGAGACCAGATGATGAAGCTGAGTCAGCACAAGATGCATCCATTCCCTCTATCTCCACAGAGCCACCCAAAGGGGAAGGTTCTGCTTTAGACAGACAGATTGCACAATTCCGAGTTGGTTTCCCAAAAGAACTCAATATGAAAACAGTGATTTCACCTATCAATGGCGTGGAGTTTGATAACCTAATCGAAGGAATGGAAATTTTATTCCGAGTTCCAACAGAAACTCCTGAAGGATTGACGAATGCGCAGATTTTAGGGCTCATCGATGAAGAAGGGAAAATCAAAAAAGAACCTGTGGTGGGTAAATTTTTAGGAATTGCTAGCAACAAAACAGAATACCATATTTTTGCTGAAGGTCCTAATCAGTATTTATTTCACTCCGTAGAAGAACATCCAGTCAAAGTGGCGATTCCAAAACCAGCGACAATTGCTGGCTCTGGTAACAAATCGGGCAACAGTGGATCACAAAAAAAGAAACCTGGCTCCAATCAGCCCCAAGAATCAAAATCTTCTGGCGCCAACTTATTCATGTTAATGGGAGCCTTCATCACTATCGTTCTGATTGGTGTGCTTATCTTTGTGATGGTGATTTTGTAAAGGGATATGCCAATTAATAATAAGTATTTTCAATTGCTTATCTTCCTATTGGAAAGATAAGAATTACAAAAATGTCTTAATTCTTTTTCCAGCTCGCCCATTGGACGCGATTGGTTCCTGTCCCATCAATCGATACGATGACCCAAGTATCTTTTCCAAAAGCGATACCTTTCCAGGAATTGTTAGCTGCTGTTGCTCGTGCAGTCCATGAAATTCCATCGGTGGAAGTCATAATTCGATTGTTACCCGTAAATGATGCTGCCAAATACATTCCGTTCCCATACAAAACTTCATACCAATCGTTTTGTTCTGATGATGTATGTGAAGTCCAATTGATTCCATTAGTTGATGTCATCACTCGATTTGTACCCGATCTAGCAACCGCAACAAATTTTCCTTTTCCATAGGTGACAGAGCGCCAGTCGTTTAGTTCAGCCGATGTACGGAGTGTCCAATTGATTCCGTCAGTGGAAGTTGCAACTTGATTGGTACCGGCGCCAGCGACAGCTACAAATAAATTGTTACCAAAAGTAACACTCCGCCAAGCGTTCGCAACAGGTGCAGACCTTGTTGTCCAGGTGATACCATCTGTTGAAGTTGCCCAGCTTCCTCCACTTGTGACCGCAACAAAGATTCCATTTCCAAACGTAACCCAATCAAAAGTACTACTTGGACTAGTGCGTGCAGTCCAAGTGATGCCATCAGAGGAGCTCATGATTCGATTTGTTCCACTATTTGCAACTGCTACGTAAATATTGTTACCATAAGCAACGCTGAGCCATTGGTTTGCTTCAGAAGCTGATCTTGCTGTCCAAGTAATTCCATCAGCAGAGGTCATCACTCGATTGGTTCCATCTTGTGAAACAGCAACAAATTGATTGGAAGCAAACAAAATCCCTGCCCAAACATTTGCCTCTGTGGCTTGTGCCAAAGTAAAACTACTGAGTGAACATGACTCGGGAGAAGTTTCACAAGTTTTTGACGCATTTAATAATAGATAGGCTTCTAAGAAAGTGCGAGAATCGTTATTTGATTTCGAATAACAAGAATAAAATAGGAAAAAAATACAAATGATAAGGAAGAGAAACGAAAAAGAAAACTACAATTGAACACGAGATACCTCAAAAAATTTAAATCAAACCTCCATTATTAGAAGGGATCTGTGTTAGATTGCAAGAGATTATTTATCGTATTCTAACCCGCAACGACGATGTTCACGAGTTTGCCTTTGACAAAGATCTCTTTTTTGATTTCTTTGCCTGTCCAAAACGGCTTTGCCTTTTCCACTTCTTTGGCAAGAGCAATCGCTTCCTTTTCTTGGATATCTCTTGGAGCTAAAAATTCCCCCCGCATCTTTCCATTCACTTGGACAACAATTGTGATATTAGCATCAATTAAATACTTCTCATCCCATTTTGGATAGGGATGGTAAGCGAGAGATTCTTTGTGTCCTAGTTTTGCCCATAGTTCTTCTGCTAGGTGAGGTGCAAATGGAGACAGTGCTAAAACAAAAGGTTCCAATACTTGTTTTGGTTTTCTTGGATTGCTTGTGAACTCATTGATGAAGATCATCATTTGAGAAACCGCTGTGTTAAAAGAAAAACTGTCGATATCGTCTTTTACTTTTTTGATGGTGCGGTTAAGGGTTTTGAGCTCTGCTTCGTTAGGTTCGATGTCTTCTACAAAGAAGGATTCGTTATCACCTGAGTGAAAGAGACGCCAAACACGATTTAAAAATCGGAACACACCATCCACACCATTTTTACTCCATGGTTTGGACATCTCAAATGGACCCATAAACATCTCAAAAAGTCTTAGAGTATCAGCACCATATTCAGAAACCACATCGTCTGGATTGACAACATTCCCTCGTGACTTAGACATTTTGCCTTTGTCTTCCCCAAGGATGAGACCTTGGTGGACTAATTTTTTAAATGGCTCTGGTGTAGAGACATGGCCCAAATCAAAAAGGATTTTGTGCCAAAATCTGGAGTATAACAAATGTAATACGGCATGCTCTGCTCCACCCACATACACTTCGACAGGCATCCACATCTTTTCAAGTGTTGGATCAATGAGTTTCTCATTGTTTCTTGGATCAATGTAACGAAGGTAATAATAACAAGAACCGGCCCACTGTGGCATGGTATTGGTTTCTCTTTTGCCGATTTCCCCTGTTTCTGGATCCTTATACACTAACCAATCTTTCGCAAGGGCAAGAGGAGATTCACCTGTTCCAGAAGGTTTGAATTCTTCCAAATCAGGAAGAACTAAAGGAAGTTCAGATTCTTTCAGGGCTTTTGGTGTTCCGTCTTCAAAATGCACAAGAGGGATGGGCTCTCCCCAATACCTTTGTCTGGCAAACAGCCAATCTCTGAGTTTGAATTGGATTTTTTTACGACCGATGCCTTTTTTCTCTGCCCAATCCACCATTGTTTGGAAGGCATCTTTGTAAGATTTTCCATCTAACTGCACTTCTGCGGAAGAGGAGTTGATACAAACTGATTCCTTGGAATCAAATGCAAGATTGGGTTCCATTTTCCCATCAATCACTTGTTTGATGGAAAGTTGGAATTTTACAGCAAAATCATAGTCACGTTGGTCGTGCGCTGGAACCGCCATAATGGCACCAGTTCCATAGGAAATTAATACATAATCAGAGATATAAATAGGAACTTTGATGGAAGGATCTGTTGGTAAACTTGCATAACTACCAGTGAATACACCCGTTTTGTCTTTATTCAGCTCTGTTCGTTCTAAATCACTTTTTAGAGAACAATCCTTTTGATAAGATTCAACCGCTTGCTTTTGTTCGGTAGTGGTGAGTTCCGCAACCAATGGATGTTCCGGTGCCAGAACTAGATACGTCGCACCAAAAATTGTATCAGGTCGTGTTGTATACACAGTGATGTCTTTGGATAAGTGAGGAACATGGAAGTTGATTTCTAAACCTTCCGACTTTCCAATCCAATTTCTCTGCATTTCGAGCGTGGATGGTGGCCATTCACAAAGAGATAGATCATTTAAAAGTCGTTCCGCATAAGCAGTGAT containing:
- the prfB gene encoding peptide chain release factor 2 codes for the protein MDRSLKELKKQTSEMIESFQAYWTTQNFQEDYDRLLSLVEKANDPKLWDSPEQAKTVTQKRNELQMKLDPWLDLKKELLDFPDLIELTSEEMGEGGLKSLNDDFDRMFGAFENLQMLDALSGKDDGKAAFINIHPGAGGTESQDWADMLLRMYTRFCEQKGYRAELVDYQPGETAGIKNATLYIQGDHPFGYLKCESGVHRLVRISPFDSNKRRHTSFASVYVTPEVDDDIQVNIEEKDLRVDVYRSSGAGGQHVNTTDSAVRITHIPTGIVVSCQMERSQIKNRDTAMKMLKARLYEMEKQKVEEENAKKAGEKRDIAWGSQIRSYVFHPYNLVKDHRTDFETGNVHAVMDGDLEDFIIAYLKYLTNQKANAKV
- a CDS encoding sigma 54-interacting transcriptional regulator — translated: MSVKQDISGTLRKIQKEIQQLPNITDRLNFILDMTLTLFGASTGSISIMDQEEKVLTIVAAKGMDWEKKIAAKLPFNLGVTGRAASTREIIYVPDVTLDKDYVKLIETVRSELAIPLLTRDSTVGVLNLESDKVNFFSPDIINQATLFASQLTIVILEERIAKEAFEKSKREEDPVEEILGYDPSILFLKHRIRQVGPSEISVMLIGEEGSGKKLVAKALHYISQRKSAPFHTVDCSGLSYELLEAELFGSFSGKIFNPGKLEQTNGGSLYIESIGDLPPNLQTKLFQTLRDKTIPNPTSKKKEEVLNIRIFTGSKRDLLEDIQKETFSMDLYYRLAEVPLRVPPLRERRGDIPLLAHHYLYQYNKQYGRNKSFSTEALKALTGMPWSGNVRQLQSVIQYAVLVPQETVLEPYSFQQDGKREEENRGKVSGFGQGTEILTPSENLSLNLAIEKLEAVWIREAFQRANTQEEAAKLLGISRGSLQYKIKNNQFLDGFST
- a CDS encoding OmpA family protein, with amino-acid sequence MAESYYRTINGKHYDNELLEIVEKATKRSKAPIGKNVAKTLFDAIKDGGDYTDVEKRTVKHIRDNFKFSPEADEYLRSEIRKWAAKISVPAAKKKSQSKSTNSKETISKSKQTRTKKTSITVDESESSFMEMYDSREESNYEVAPTPEYNELVALNKFQITQKQNQFGKYILFGLFVLFLIILLFFGVRSCNRSSSSNGSIQGSETSQGQESNSRSLERVTLKTGTVSNRFDSRVKAIRYINDLQIRFIKQSMVTEEEASNKIATLAEALKSYPGIKIRVKGHTCFIGEMDENKILSDERARFIYDELVKNGVNQNQLDYRGFGETAEIDTNLTEAGRIKNRRVDFTVLSVNPKD
- a CDS encoding motility associated factor glycosyltransferase family protein, coding for MNESFLSKNLASIPSQVSEWIQNENSFSEGTHYKRVLSKTGDDTIQVDGVWIHSQFDPKKEALRFVSELPHDGTERIYLLFGAGIGYIIPFLLERPKVSIIWMEPFPFLILEAFRKFDFSEALLSEKLVLVTGDHLEDQLSEAVKGKGTHPISFVPHRGSWQWKETEYHRLKLIAEQMFHKKDVNLATLTRFEKIWAKNICYNLPELSQFRPVSDLFGIASDIPVVVACAGPSLSESILEIKKYRNQFLLLAVDTAVPILTSFGVDPDLIYSVDPQALNSQYIEDYQGEGILIFDPTSTYLSLRLQKGPNKGFVTSSPFPLLQVLEKTASQEIGSVPFGGSVSTNAASLGTLMGAKKVYLVGQDLSFTKGLAHSKGAILEERLNYLESRKFRREKHNYKQLFALPQKQVLGNGNESYITNEKMLIFKKWFEDHTKENPWVNLTKFGARIEGMEHSTFDKEFSLEQNILSKQIEFVKEVKNRIRTQLHQDHSFFDQSLLKKEIQNTITSLKEFMILVRQGLTVSQRIYQQIQKNQINPKTFSEDIKQMDVIDEAVSQKKGLNEILSLGIQRVILTITEGYDDHLSLEEKENAQLGVAKKSLLLYEGLYESVQTTKRMLAKSLYRLSANL